The nucleotide sequence GAGGGTCCAATGCCCTCTTTTGGGGTGAAAGTAAAtgtagcttttattttgaaatcaaggtcccagagtctggagaaaaaGTGGGAGATTCACAGAATCCAAGAGTCAGAGggtagaccaggggtgtcaaactcattttggttgaggggccgcatacagcttaatctgatctcaagagggccacacgagttaactcattgcaagattaaatagaactaataaatgtggacttgctgatttttttaagttaatttaacttttacacaatatattataaataacctcagcgtttttaagaaaagtatgtgcaatttcaacaatacttttactcagttaaacatttacttgtgcattatgcataagaagtgatcacagtgattatacaatgttgaaaaacatttattcacattttttggaacttaaaaacactgtcctgcatgacaaaatacatcaaacagataaaaattaggaaatgattagaatttttccacacatgaagcttaatctgctaattaaaacacagcaaccctcgtggacaatataggaactgcatatttacaattaaacaaagtacatgtttttttcaataattgttttatcattctcttccttttatcttgtccacttgtgaaagtcaaatctgatgagctctttgtggcatcttattgccacattgccagacaggacactgaatttttttttttttttttttttttttttttttataatgataatgcatttagccacagggccggactaaattgttcagcgggccgtatgtttgacacccctggggtAGACCATTCCTCTTGCAATGGAAATATTTTGGGTTTGCATTCAGCTTCCCCCTGCCatatgttgatgtgcccctgggcaaggcacttcacacAGGTTCCCTACTGATCTATGTCTTATATCTATAGATGAGTGTGATTAATGAGTGCCAGTGGTGTTTGTGGCActagtgtacagtgctttgagtTGTTTGGCATCACTAGAATAGCTCCATATAAATTCTGTTGAATGAGTCCAGCCATGTAATCCGCCACAGCAGCCATCTACCAAGAACAGTTAGAGAAATTCATGTTTCCCTCCTCTTAGAGGCTTTGTGGCGCCATATTTGATTTCCCAGCAGAACTTGGCATAACTACACAGTTTTGTTACAGTCATGCAATTCAGGTaacaagtaaaaatgtttttagtgtcAGCAATCCAATTTGAGATCAGATCGAAAATAATTGATTCTAAAACTTTTGAATTGGAATAGAATCGATTCTTGAAATTGACTCCCATacctaattattattatttgacttTTACAGGCTCAAAACTTGGACCTCAACAATGTGACTCCTATAAAGATCTTTGAACTCATGTTCCAGAGTCCTGAAAATAGCATCAGCCAAGATGATCCCCATCCCATAAGTAAGACCAATGAAATAATAATCTCTGTGCTTAAAGAGTATCGACTACAATTCTTAcgatatttttcttcttcagaggATTTAGGCGAGACCTTCGGTGTAGAGACCTCTGCTCAACCGCGAGGGACCGATGCCTCGCCTGTAATCCCTTTCTCCGTCAACCCTACCTCCTCTTCAAGCTGCTCCAATAACGCTGCTGTCTTGGAGGCTTCTTCCCAACATGTACCGAACTCCTCCTCTCAGGCCCACACTCCTGTTCCTGTCACCGTTGGTGTCAGCTCCACGCAGAATCCCCCTTTCATGCAAGTAAGTGGGGCTCCGCAGATTTCAGACGTGCCTCAGGCTCCCGTCCAAGCGCCAAACCATGTCACCTCTCAACACTATGTGGCACTGCCACCGACATTCCTGCAGTCAGAAAGCGCCACTCAGACTtctccgccgccgccgccacaGCCCGTCTCGGTTCAGCCTCCAGCGGCTCCAGCTCTGACCTCCGCAGCTccagcttctgcagcctccACAGCTGACGGCCTCTCAGCTGTGGCTCAACCCGTGCCTTTGACCAACTGCGCTGTCACCAACACTGTTCCCGGTCAGGCCACGAACCCTGCCACCATCACCATAGCTTCGACTCCCAGCGTGCTGCAGCCCGGCCTCGTCATGTCGGACCAGAACCTCCAGTGGATCCTGAGCAGCGCTGCCAACAGCCAGCAGAACCCTGAGCAAGCAGTGAGTACTGCACACGCCCAGGGTTAACACAAATGGGCCTTTTTATGCCAATCCTTTTTAAAGGGTAAGAGTAATGTAGCAGGCTTTGAGGATTCGCTCCCACACAGCTAAGCCTCTGTTGTTGGAGTAAGTGCTCTGAGATGTTTTGAGTTTCCCACtgggccccgtttcagaaagacTGACCGGTCCACCCCGAGTACAAAgcagctactctgagtagttctacctcacgcCGTCATTCTCAGCGTTTCCGGGTTCAGAACAGGTGTAATCACTCAGGTAACTGAACTCGGCGTCCAATCAACCCTGAGTTAGGAGgatgaaagaagccctcatcaatggaaGGCAGATAATGAGATTCACCGTGACATCAGCAGGAAGTAAGAAACCTCGCAGTCCGCATTTCTTGCGAGTCAAATTAGAAATCCTAAATGACGACATATGGAGAACATCGatataattaacaaaaagaaaacaatgctgttgcaggaaaaaaaGCGAGAGTTGGCGGCAGAGAATCGCTGAACATTGacggagaattaaagctgtactCTCACACTGCACTCATTAAACGTCCAACAAAAGGGGGGTGTACGCAATGATTACAGGTTTAGGTGCAACCTGACAGGCACAAGGACACGGCAGCAAATCAAGATTAAATATAGTTTAATCAGGTAAAGTCCAGTTATaagttattcatgtttttaaccTTCACCAATTAaaacatatgcaattaatgatgggcTGGTGGTAGTTACGGAAATACCTGATATGTTCATCCTTTTGCCAACATTTGGCTCTGTGACACACATCCATCTAAAAAAAGTAGCTCACACTGGTTTTCTTGTAAGTCTTTAATTTGTGTCAATCTCACTTTCTTATTAATTACGATGTATACATTTTAAGTTGGAGTAAAGGTGGTGTTATTCAGCGAAGAAATGTGATGTGGCCCTAAGAAGGTGACATTGATGCTATAAAACATCTTATTCACTCACTTTCATTTAGTAAAGGAGCAGTGATAGCGATGTGAGGCTATTTATGCAGCCAGTTATCCCTGGAAaacctaaaatatatgaattagTGCTTAAAGTCTCAAAATTTGGTACAGAGTAAATGATTGCTTTCACTGATATCTGCAACTGTGTAGTGTGTAGTTATTTTGTTAGCCCTGTTGGTCTGTGAGAACAACACTAAACTAAAATAACTGGATGCAACAGTAACAACCCTGACAGCGCGGCACACAGTTGCCTTTGAAAGACGTTCTCCGTCACCTATGTTACATAAAAAGCTGCAGTTGGCATAAAAACGAAGCGCAGCTCGAGTAatttgttcagaactgagagcgtgCCCTCGTACGAGCGAGGTGAGGCAAAgaattaagataaattacaataAGGCTctgtggtctgatcagcctcccCCAACAGAGATTTCTGCGGAGTATTTGTGCTCCAGCGAccacaggctcctccagaaaagaACACGCCCTTTCTGACACTTCCTTATGTAAATCTCagctaaagaggaaaaaaaaacaaacagggctTGCCCAAACAAATCTGCTACCAAGCAAGGTTGACTcagagtaatttgttgtcaGAATTTGACTCGGGGTAACGGTTCCCTCGCTACTTCCACAACTTACTCTGGTGATCCACTAGACTGGCTTTGTGAAACGGGGCCCCGCAGTTCTTCGGTTCAGCAATGAAATGTTGTGGAAATGAAATCGTCAAATCACTGTTTTGATGTTCATTCACAGTCTCATCAAGGAGCTCCAAAAGTGGAAAAGCTTTTCTTTACTACAGCCATACCAGTCGGAGGAAATGCTGGTAAGCCATTTTATGGGTCCTTTGTATTTTTGGgttggggaggggaggggggggaaatCATTGGATTCAATCAAGAATGTGTTTGCCACCCACTAGAGAATGTACCTTTGACAGGATCACGTAAAGATCCTCTGGCCCATCCAGATGTTGGAACTGTAGCTTTTAATAATACAGATGTGGTTTCAATGGGCTTAAATTATCTGAAGTGTTCAAAGTTTTAcactaaaatagtttttataaaATGGCAACAGCAACATAATCACATAATGATACAAACCTCATAAATATTCTGAAGCAGATAGAAATGTAAGGTTGATTTTGAAGTTCACGTTCAATTGAATTGCCAGAGTAAATGACCGTTTGACTGATCTGATGGTTTGAGcttgttggggaaaaaaaatgaatcagtGTGTCATCATTAACACACTTAGAGGTAGCGTGAATGAGGAGCTGACTCTCGCCGCCTCTGCagtcagaaataaataaatgactgacTCTCTGTCATATTGGCTCCCTGAGGCCTGAGCTGAAGCTGTTTGTTTTGCAGGTAACTCGGTCCAGCAGATCGGCCTCAGCCTGCCGGTCATCATCATCAAACAGGAGGAGTCCTGCCAGTGCCAGTGTGCCTGCAGGGACTCTGTGAAAGACAAGACTGCAAAGAGTGCCTCCTCCATCATTTCATCCCCTTCACAGCAGCAAGCTGCAGAGCCCCCTCCCCAGCCGTTATCTGAGCCTCCAAACATTTCaaccacttcttcttcttctccttcttcttcttcttcttgctgcCTCCCCAAGTCTTCCTCCAAGGTGGGTGAGCCGAGGCCAGaggccccctcctcttcctccccctccGCTGCAGCTCTGAGTTTCTCCCCTATAGCGGGCAGCGGCGCTACCAACCCACCGCCGTCCGACGGCTTAGCCAGCATGGACGTCTCAGACTTCCTGTCCATGCAGAGCCCCGAGACGGCCGCCAACTTCGAAGCGCTGCTGCTGGTTGCGGATGACTTAAACATAACCACTGACAGCGGTCACTGAAAGGATCGTCTTTTGAGCCGGGCACAACACGTTTCTCCTATTCCAGCCCAAAGCTCGAGCAGCTCTTCAAAGCGAACGCCTCACCCGTCACCCTGTATAGTTTGTGCATGTAAAACCCTCTGTCTGTGCAGTGCATTCTGTTCTGTACGGCACTGTGTGGCATATATACAAACCTGTACAAACTAGGAACACGTCTTTTGATTTGCTCTCATCGCAGTAGCCGTGGTTAGTTTGCTTACAGAGATTTAGCAGCCTTTAGGGAAATTTAATTCTGACAAGAAGCCGTTGATCCTTTTGTGGAAAACATTACCTGTATATATTAATCCTATCGATGGCGACTCTTGAACTGATGAAATAACTGTTGTCAAGGCACTGATAATATAAAAAGGTCTCCGAGGTTGTAGAAATgagcagaaaggaaaaaaaaaaaaaactgtttatcttGGTACTGTACCGCAGGTCCTCTCAAACGCCGCTTCAAATTGATATGCAGCTGACCAGAATGCACTGTATATTGGAGGAATTTGCTctattattttgatttaaagcaTAATTTAGCTTGTATGAAGTGGTTTTCTTAGTATTTATGTTATTGGAAAACTAATGTAATCAGGAAAATGTGATTGCTAATTGAGAAAAGAACCTATGATCATCTctgcctgtcttttttttaaacggcATTAAGTCGATTGGTAAGTTGCCTCTAACTTAAACTAACTTTTGTatatgttaatttatttaaatgcttgATTCTTTTATTATGCTggtaaaactactttattagaGCAGAAAAgtaatctaatttatttcaatCAGGTGTGCTTTTAAGTTGAGCCttttatttctccttatttGGTTACTGAAATGCTTAACGAGTTTAGCTGAAAGCAAGTTTGTGAAAAAGATTAACCTCTAGTTTAATGCACAGGAAGGCGAACCGCTTAGGATCTGAAAGATATGACCACACTTAGTTTACAGCTACTGTCACCATCCCATGTTTTTTAGGGCCGTGACCCTCTCAGGGACGCATCAAGTCATAACTGATCCCTGTTCCCTGAGTTCGTTAGACACGTTTCCTTTCACCAAAAGGCTCACACTTGCAGTAGCCCTATGTTTTGCTGCACTCTTCCCTGTTTTTTGCACACTTtcttgtaaaaatgaaaaagaaattcaCAGCTTGTGAGCTGAGAGGCGACACCACTACAGACTTTTGTATACAACTGCTGTAAAGTAGCATTTAGAAGCTGGTGTCTGAAGACCGTGTAAATAGAGTACATTTTAGTGTAAGCATATTTGAGAACCTTGTAGATTCCaggatttgtatttttgtatagAAATTTGAGCTCAGAGTTTGAAGCTGATCTATCGTGCATCCTTGCAtttcttccccccaccccaaccaCATTTATGTAGAACAGTTTTGAGTTTTTGCTGTGTTTAGTTGAATTGTTCTATAAGCAACTGGGCTTGTGTACAGTCATCCTTTGTAACAAAATATGTAACTTATAGCCTGTTGGTAAAGAGTATAATTTAACAGTATTTCACATGGGACACAATGCAATGACGACAGAGCTAAGGCATTATCTCCTGCAGCTTTTCGTATAGAAGCTCCTTGGCCTTACAAACCATTCTGTAAGCCTCTTTGCCTTGATCATCTCTCCTTCAGACGTCAAAAGCTCAACATTTTATCTCCTCTAATCTCCTTAACCAGATCATTTGGCCAAAACCGTATaggtttatttagattttactcTAGAACGGACTTGGGAGAATGTATCGAATTATGATTAATTTAGGGTCGCCGAGTCAAAATCAGGCCTCTTTTCCATTTAACATCAATCAAGAACGTCTTTGAGATGCAGAATATTAAGCGGACATGTTGTCCCGAGTCAGCAAACATGATGGtttcaggaaaaaagaaaagttaagaGCCACCACTTTTGTATTTTGATAAAGAAGCACATTCTTGTAACCATGCCTGAGGCTTAGACAGTTTTACAAGTTGCCAATCTTTCAAAGTTTCCACGGGCATCGACGGCTTTTTCACTGTTAGGCCTGTCCTTGTCCCTCACCGTTGTGGTGTTGAGAACACATGACATAGTTGtatcaatttttttattaagtatttTGGCTTTCAAATTGGTTTATCCCCATTTATCTGCACAGTAAAAGGCTGCTTATAAAAGTGCCTAAAGTTTCAATTAGATTTGTCAAATTGACACTATAAAACAGGACCTTTTTTAAACGCGCAAATCAGTTAAATTGTTTTGAAAAAGTTTGGTGTAGAGACTGGCCTAAAAGATGGTAGAcagcctgtacttgtatagggCTTCATCAAGTCCTGTGGCTACTACTACAGAAAGCAAAAACTGGTATACGAAAAGTTGGTATACAATTTTGAATTTGCTTTTCTCAACTTCATTATCCTTAAACTgggttgtttttattctaattttgtATCAAAACCAGTTTGTGATTAAAAAAGCTTTAATCACTATGAAAAGTCAGAAAAGTTACTACTtaaggctttattttatttttctttacacattATTCCAAGTGAGAAAACTTGAATGTTACACTACCTGGACCAGTCTAACAATTTTACAGTTAGGGCAGATTATAGAAAATGCAGCTTGGACAATTCTCTCGGTCTGACCACTCAGAGTCTTAAACCCCCAAAAATTAAGGCGATAAAGTTGTGGTTTTGCGCTTTCTAAAGTCATTCACACATAATTCATATGAAACAATACATTCTGCTCTGACCAGTCTGAATATTTTGGATTTCTAACTAGAATGAACCAGAGAGAGTTCAGAGTCATTATGCAGCATAATTGACTTTTGGTCAAGTCCTGCAACTGATTCCAACTTTAGAGTCCTCTAAAAAGTGTAGTTGGCtcaaaccaaaagaaaaagttCCCTGACATGTAAAACCGTTTAAAGTTCAGCTCTTTTAAAGCAATATACAAATAAGGCATGGTTTACAATTTGTACCAAAATGTGTAGTTTCTCCACTCACATCTTGTGCTTAAAAATATGCTTTGCGtataaaaagtgtaaaactgACAAAATTTGACCGTTTAGAGAACGCCAAAACCTCAGAGGAAGCCGAGCGCCcactcattttttttatatgtactgTCAATTTACAGTACGGAGCTATGCAATTTAAGGTGGCATTTAGAGTTTACATACTGACTCAAGACCTTTTTGTCTTCTACACACGACCAGAGTTTAGTTTTCTGCAGACTTGTGCAAATTCAAACGAACAGAGTGAATCTGGATTGAAGTGTTTTCAGGTACCGTGCCCACAAATTTTACAGCCTTCTTTTGATTCAACTGGTTTAGATATAGTAAAAAAATTGAGGTCTTTAGAGAGCAATTCTGTTTTAAGAATTACAGTAAAACgcagtttttcctctttttaggCTCTGTGCGTTTGACCTACACCTTTTTGTTGTCACCATAGCCTTTCACATACGTGATCATTTGTCAGCTTTAGCCTTAAAACTTAAGCTTACAGCTGccaatatttatttcttatcaAGCAGAGATGGTTTCACAGCCCAGGTTTGATATTTTTATGTAGATTATCACATTTTGAAGCAGGAAGATTGATCACATGTggtaaaaattgtgttttttgccCTCCTTTTCCCATGAGCAGTTTAACATAGGAAACCATATACTTCTAAAGGAATGTGGTGCACCCAAAGAGTGAGAAATGGATATGTATTTTTCAGAGAATGtataatgtgaaaatgtttgcttttgctTGTTTCGTACAAAAATGTTGAATACCTATGAATTGAGAGCAATATAGTACTAATAAAACCTTATTCATGTCACAAGTGTTCAATGAGCTCTATGACTTTTTTGTCACTTAAATTGATTGACAACTTTTATTCTACATTTTACGATGATGTTTTTGGGAATGGTTCTTCAGTTTCCTTCTGTGGCCTTAGGTGTAGATCATCAAGAGATTTGCgcttctgaaagaaaaaaaaagtttaaatgctACACAAGATAATGCAAAAATGAGAACAAGTATTTTACTCACCAAGATATCTCTTAGAGCCTTCAGGTCATCCAGGACAGCATTACACGCATTTATATTCTTTGACAGGGTGGCCAGCCGGATATCAGTCTCCTCTTTCTGCAGGATTGTCAGATTATAGATatggattaaataaaaaattacagcAACTGGTTAAATGAGCTATTTTGATTACAAGTTAAAACTAATAAAACCCTAAATTTGGGTTCCTTGAAAtcaattttagaaaaaaaaattatgattacCTTTGGTTTGGGCATACAGTCTGGTTTACCCAAAAAAAGGGTAAACCACAAACATGTTACAGGTAAAATGAGCAGAAGCGTTTTAGCAAGAGATGGCCAAGTAAGCAATAGGGATTGCAGCCTTGTGTGGATTTTGAAGCAAAGCCCGTTCAAGGCGTGGACAACGGCAACACTCAGTCCTTTAAGGGCCACCATACAGACATGAGCT is from Fundulus heteroclitus isolate FHET01 chromosome 3, MU-UCD_Fhet_4.1, whole genome shotgun sequence and encodes:
- the LOC105937438 gene encoding metal regulatory transcription factor 1 — encoded protein: MSENGPRTEAPMYFEVEVDLLEREDEEEEDKIRYDKDDDLIAEPSSSSGRVYDRTTVLIERDPIRLDEEGEEEGHCGGDEDGVTFLTEGEGDADEEEGSLAFMADPDGMSQGYVHHTISPDQIQFTINPGSTPMPRNIEGATLTLHSECPETKQREVKRYQCTFEGCPRTYSTAGNLRTHQKTHRGEYTFVCNQQGCGKAFLTSYSLKIHVRVHTKEKPFECDVQGCEKAFNTLYRLKAHQRLHTGKTFNCESEGCTKYFTTLSDLRKHIRTHTGEKPFRCDHDGCGKAFAASHHLKTHVRTHTGEKPFNCPSDGCEKKFSSQYSLKSHIRGHDKGQPFTVTITHPHSEDANHSLCLSDLSLLSTDSELRENINNAQNLDLNNVTPIKIFELMFQSPENSISQDDPHPIKDLGETFGVETSAQPRGTDASPVIPFSVNPTSSSSCSNNAAVLEASSQHVPNSSSQAHTPVPVTVGVSSTQNPPFMQVSGAPQISDVPQAPVQAPNHVTSQHYVALPPTFLQSESATQTSPPPPPQPVSVQPPAAPALTSAAPASAASTADGLSAVAQPVPLTNCAVTNTVPGQATNPATITIASTPSVLQPGLVMSDQNLQWILSSAANSQQNPEQASHQGAPKVEKLFFTTAIPVGGNAGNSVQQIGLSLPVIIIKQEESCQCQCACRDSVKDKTAKSASSIISSPSQQQAAEPPPQPLSEPPNISTTSSSSPSSSSSCCLPKSSSKVGEPRPEAPSSSSPSAAALSFSPIAGSGATNPPPSDGLASMDVSDFLSMQSPETAANFEALLLVADDLNITTDSGH